The following are encoded in a window of Pseudomonas sp. JQ170C genomic DNA:
- a CDS encoding CoA-transferase subunit beta: MSYSTNEMMTVAAARRLRNGAVCFVGIGLPSKAANLARLTSSPDVVLIYESGPIGAKPSVLPLSIGDGELAETADTVVPTGEIFRYWLQGGRIDVGFLGAAQVDRFGNINTTVVGDYHQPKVRLPGAGGAPEIAGSAKQVLIILKQSNRAFVDKLDFITSVGHGEGGDSRKRLGLPGEGPVGIITDLCIMEPEAGTHEFVVTSIHPGVTREQIIAATGWAIRFADDVATTAEPSDVELTALRDLEARTAAAHGQAPGEA, from the coding sequence ATGAGCTACTCCACCAATGAAATGATGACCGTCGCCGCAGCCCGTCGTCTGCGCAATGGTGCAGTGTGCTTCGTGGGCATCGGCCTGCCTTCCAAGGCCGCCAACCTGGCCCGCCTGACCTCGTCCCCCGACGTGGTGCTGATCTACGAATCCGGCCCGATCGGCGCCAAGCCGAGCGTACTGCCGCTGTCGATCGGTGACGGCGAGCTGGCCGAAACCGCCGATACCGTGGTGCCCACCGGCGAAATCTTCCGTTACTGGCTGCAGGGTGGCCGCATCGACGTGGGGTTCCTCGGCGCCGCCCAGGTCGACCGCTTCGGCAACATTAACACCACCGTGGTGGGCGATTACCACCAGCCGAAAGTGCGCCTGCCAGGTGCTGGCGGCGCGCCGGAAATCGCCGGTTCCGCCAAGCAGGTGCTGATTATCCTCAAGCAGTCCAACCGCGCCTTTGTCGACAAGCTCGACTTCATCACCTCGGTCGGTCACGGCGAGGGCGGTGATTCGCGCAAGCGCCTGGGCCTGCCAGGCGAGGGGCCGGTGGGCATCATCACCGACCTGTGCATCATGGAGCCGGAAGCCGGCACCCACGAGTTCGTGGTGACCTCCATTCACCCGGGCGTGACCCGCGAGCAGATCATTGCCGCCACCGGATGGGCCATCCGTTTCGCTGACGATGTGGCGACCACCGCTGAGCCAAGCGACGTCGAGCTCACCGCCCTGCGTGACCTGGAAGCGCGCACTGCCGCCGCCCACGGCCAAGCGCCAGGAGAAGCCTGA
- a CDS encoding CoA transferase subunit A gives MAEILSLHDAVKQFVHDGDSVALEGFTHLIPTAAGHEIIRQGKKELTLVRMTPDLIYDQLIGSGCARKLIFSWGGNPGVGSLHRLRDAVEKQWPQAMEIEEHSHADLANAYVAGASGLPFAVLRAYAGSDLPKVNPLIKSVTCPFTGEVLAAVPSVRPDVTVIHAQKADRKGNVLLWGILGVQKEAALAAKRCIVTVEEIVDDLNAPMNACVLPTWALSAVCLVPGGAHPSYAHGYYERDNRFYQAWDPIARNRETFTAWIDEYIRGTADFNEFKAKLASASEAAQ, from the coding sequence ATGGCTGAAATCCTCTCGCTCCACGACGCCGTGAAGCAGTTCGTCCACGACGGTGACAGCGTCGCCCTCGAAGGCTTCACCCACTTGATTCCAACCGCCGCCGGGCATGAAATCATTCGTCAGGGCAAGAAAGAGCTGACCCTGGTGCGCATGACGCCTGACCTGATCTACGACCAACTGATCGGTTCCGGTTGTGCCCGCAAGTTGATTTTCTCCTGGGGCGGCAACCCGGGGGTCGGTTCCCTGCACCGCCTGCGCGACGCGGTGGAAAAGCAGTGGCCCCAGGCCATGGAAATCGAAGAACACAGCCACGCCGACCTGGCCAACGCCTACGTCGCCGGTGCTTCGGGCCTGCCGTTTGCGGTACTGCGTGCCTACGCAGGTTCCGATCTGCCCAAGGTCAACCCACTGATCAAGAGCGTCACCTGCCCATTCACGGGTGAAGTGCTGGCCGCCGTGCCGTCGGTTCGCCCGGACGTCACCGTCATCCACGCACAGAAGGCCGACCGCAAGGGCAATGTGCTGCTCTGGGGCATTCTTGGCGTGCAGAAAGAAGCGGCCCTGGCGGCCAAACGCTGCATCGTCACCGTCGAGGAAATCGTCGACGACCTGAACGCGCCGATGAACGCCTGCGTACTGCCCACCTGGGCACTGTCGGCAGTCTGCCTGGTGCCGGGCGGTGCTCACCCGTCCTACGCCCACGGCTACTACGAGCGTGACAACCGCTTCTACCAGGCCTGGGACCCGATTGCCCGCAACCGTGAAACCTTCACCGCCTGGATCGACGAATACATTCGCGGCACCGCCGACTTCAACGAATTCAAGGCAAAACTGGCCAGCGCTTCGGAGGCTGCACAATGA
- a CDS encoding MFS transporter translates to MNSPHAAVGNCLDVQSFINQQPLSRYQWRVVILCFLIVFLDGLDTAAMGFIAPALSQDWGIDRASLGPVMSAALIGMVFGALGSGPLADRFGRKVVLVGAVVLFGAFSLASAYSTNVDQLLVLRFLTGLGLGAGMPNATTLLSEYTPERHKSLLVTSMFCGFNLGMAGGGFISAKLIPAFGWHSLLLIGGVLPLILAVVLLFWLPESARYLVVRNRGTDKVRKTLAPIEPAIVGQASSFSVPEQKTVKARNVFAVIFSGTYSVGTLLLWLTYFMGLVIVYLLTSWLPTLMRDSGASMEQAAFIGALFQFGGVLSAVAVGWAMDRYNPHKVIGIFYLLAGVFAYAVGQSLGNITLLATLVLIAGMCVNGAQSAMPSLAARFYPTQGRATGVSWMLGIGRFGAILGAWMGATLLGLGWNFEQVLTALVIPAAIATVAVIIKGVVSHADAT, encoded by the coding sequence ATGAACAGTCCCCACGCTGCTGTTGGAAACTGCCTTGATGTGCAGTCCTTCATCAATCAACAACCGCTGTCGCGCTATCAGTGGCGGGTGGTGATCCTGTGTTTTCTGATTGTTTTCCTCGATGGCCTGGACACGGCGGCGATGGGCTTTATTGCGCCGGCGCTGTCACAGGACTGGGGCATTGACCGCGCAAGCCTGGGCCCGGTGATGAGTGCCGCGCTGATCGGCATGGTCTTCGGGGCCCTGGGGTCCGGGCCGCTGGCTGATCGTTTCGGGCGCAAAGTGGTGCTGGTAGGGGCGGTGGTGTTGTTCGGCGCCTTCAGCCTGGCATCGGCCTACAGCACCAACGTCGACCAACTGCTGGTGCTGCGCTTTCTGACCGGCCTGGGCCTGGGCGCAGGCATGCCCAATGCCACGACGCTGCTGTCCGAATACACCCCGGAACGGCACAAGTCGCTGCTGGTGACCAGCATGTTCTGCGGCTTCAACCTGGGGATGGCCGGTGGTGGTTTCATCTCGGCCAAACTGATCCCGGCCTTCGGCTGGCACAGCCTGCTGCTGATCGGCGGCGTGTTGCCGCTGATCCTGGCGGTGGTGCTGTTGTTCTGGTTGCCGGAATCGGCGCGCTATCTGGTGGTACGCAACCGTGGCACCGACAAAGTGCGCAAGACCCTGGCGCCGATCGAACCGGCCATTGTCGGCCAGGCATCGAGCTTCAGCGTGCCGGAACAGAAAACGGTCAAGGCGCGCAACGTCTTTGCCGTGATCTTCTCGGGCACTTACAGCGTCGGCACCTTGCTGTTGTGGCTGACCTACTTCATGGGCCTGGTGATTGTGTACCTGCTGACCAGCTGGCTGCCGACCCTGATGCGCGACAGTGGCGCGAGCATGGAGCAGGCCGCGTTCATTGGTGCGCTGTTCCAGTTCGGCGGCGTGCTCAGTGCCGTCGCTGTGGGCTGGGCGATGGACCGCTACAACCCGCACAAGGTGATTGGCATCTTCTATCTGTTGGCCGGGGTATTTGCCTACGCAGTAGGGCAGAGCCTGGGCAACATCACGCTGCTGGCGACCCTGGTGCTGATTGCCGGTATGTGCGTCAACGGCGCGCAATCGGCCATGCCGTCGCTGGCGGCGCGTTTCTACCCGACTCAAGGCCGGGCCACGGGGGTTTCGTGGATGCTGGGCATCGGTCGATTCGGCGCCATCCTCGGTGCCTGGATGGGTGCCACCCTGCTGGGCCTGGGCTGGAACTTCGAGCAAGTGCTCACCGCGCTGGTGATCCCGGCGGCAATCGCCACGGTGGCAGTGATCATCAAAGGCGTGGTCAGCCACGCCGATGCCACGTAG
- the pcaR gene encoding pca regulon transcriptional regulator PcaR, with protein MTEEIPPKGPGLNDQVRSSFASLAPPIVASPAKRIQAFTGDPDFMTSLARGLAVVQAFQERKRHLTIAQISHRTEIPRAAVRRCLHTLMKLGYATTDGRTYSLLPKVLTLGHAYLSSTPLAVSAQPYLDRMSDQLHEACNMATLEGDDILYIARSATVQRLISVDLSVGGRLPAYCTSMGRILLAALDDATLHEYLEHADLQAKTSRTIHDPVALLDCLQQVRQQGWCVVDQELEQGLRSIAVPVYDASGQVLAALNVSTHAGRVSRTELEQRFLPIMLAASRDLSAQLFA; from the coding sequence ATGACAGAAGAAATACCGCCCAAAGGGCCCGGATTGAACGATCAGGTGCGCAGTTCGTTTGCGTCGCTGGCACCCCCCATCGTCGCTTCACCGGCCAAGCGTATCCAGGCCTTCACCGGTGACCCCGATTTCATGACGTCGCTGGCCCGGGGGCTGGCTGTGGTTCAGGCGTTTCAGGAGCGCAAGCGCCACCTGACCATCGCCCAGATCAGCCACCGCACCGAAATTCCCCGCGCCGCCGTGCGCCGCTGCCTGCACACCCTGATGAAGCTGGGGTACGCCACCACCGACGGGCGAACCTACTCGCTGTTGCCCAAAGTACTGACCCTGGGGCATGCCTATTTGTCGTCGACGCCGCTGGCCGTTTCGGCGCAGCCGTACCTGGACCGCATGAGCGACCAACTGCACGAGGCCTGCAACATGGCCACGCTCGAAGGCGATGACATTCTTTACATCGCCCGCTCGGCGACGGTACAGCGCCTGATTTCGGTCGACCTCTCGGTGGGGGGACGGCTGCCGGCCTATTGCACCTCCATGGGACGAATCCTGCTGGCGGCCCTGGACGATGCCACCTTGCATGAATACCTGGAGCATGCCGACCTGCAAGCCAAGACCAGCCGCACCATTCATGACCCGGTGGCGCTGCTCGACTGCCTGCAACAAGTCCGTCAGCAGGGCTGGTGCGTGGTCGACCAGGAGCTGGAGCAGGGCCTGCGTTCGATTGCCGTACCGGTCTACGATGCCTCCGGCCAGGTGCTGGCTGCGCTGAACGTCAGCACCCATGCGGGCCGGGTCAGCCGCACCGAACTTGAGCAACGTTTCCTGCCCATCATGCTCGCGGCCAGCCGTGACCTGAGTGCCCAGCTGTTTGCCTGA
- a CDS encoding inorganic phosphate transporter, with product MIDLFSGLDAWVLVSLLLALTFVLAFEFINGFHDTANAVATVIYTKAMPPHLAVFFSGVFNFLGVLLGGVGVAYAIVHLLPVELLINVNTGHGLAMVFSLLAAAIAWNLGTWYFGIPASSSHTLIGSILGVGLANALISDIPLGDGVNWQKAVDIGMSLVLSPMAGFAVAALVLLGLKWWRPLSKMHKTPEQRRKLDDKKHPPFWNRLVLVISAMAVSFVHGSNDGQKGIGLIMLVLIGIVPAQFVLDLNSTTYQIERTRDATLHLSQFYQRNEATLGEFLALGKAQDADLPEQFSCNPQQTEPTINALLQSLKGVTEYRSLSPEKRIEVRRYLLCLDDTAKKVGKLPGLQPREKADLDKLRKDLTATTEYAPFWVILAVALALGLGTMVGWKRVVLTIGEKIGKQGMTYAQGMSAQITAACAIGMANIFSLPVSTTHVLSSGVAGTMVANKSGLQGGTVRTILLAWVLTLPATVGLSAALFWLATKFIV from the coding sequence ATGATCGATTTATTCAGCGGACTTGATGCCTGGGTACTGGTGAGCTTGCTGCTCGCTTTGACCTTCGTACTCGCCTTCGAGTTCATTAATGGCTTTCATGACACCGCCAACGCGGTTGCTACAGTCATTTATACCAAAGCCATGCCGCCGCACCTGGCGGTGTTCTTCTCCGGGGTGTTCAACTTCCTCGGCGTTCTGCTCGGCGGTGTCGGGGTGGCCTATGCCATCGTTCACCTGTTGCCGGTAGAGCTGCTGATCAATGTGAACACTGGCCACGGCCTGGCCATGGTCTTCTCCCTGCTGGCCGCAGCCATCGCCTGGAACCTGGGCACCTGGTACTTCGGTATCCCGGCGTCCAGCTCCCACACCCTGATCGGCTCGATCCTCGGCGTAGGCCTTGCCAACGCCCTGATCAGCGACATTCCACTGGGTGACGGGGTCAACTGGCAAAAAGCTGTCGACATCGGCATGTCCCTGGTGCTCTCGCCCATGGCCGGCTTTGCCGTGGCAGCCCTGGTGCTGCTGGGCCTGAAGTGGTGGCGCCCGCTGTCGAAGATGCACAAGACGCCGGAACAGCGCCGCAAACTCGACGATAAAAAGCACCCGCCGTTCTGGAACCGCCTGGTTCTGGTGATTTCGGCCATGGCTGTGAGCTTCGTACACGGCTCCAACGATGGCCAGAAAGGCATCGGCCTGATCATGCTGGTGCTGATCGGTATCGTTCCGGCGCAGTTCGTTCTGGACCTCAACAGCACCACCTACCAGATCGAGCGTACCCGCGACGCCACCCTGCACCTGAGCCAGTTCTACCAGCGCAACGAAGCGACCCTGGGTGAGTTCCTGGCCCTGGGCAAAGCGCAAGATGCCGACCTGCCGGAGCAGTTCAGCTGCAATCCGCAGCAGACCGAGCCGACCATCAATGCCTTGCTGCAATCGCTCAAGGGCGTGACCGAGTACCGCTCGCTGAGCCCGGAAAAGCGTATTGAAGTACGCCGCTACCTGCTCTGCCTGGACGACACGGCCAAGAAAGTCGGCAAGCTGCCGGGCCTGCAGCCACGTGAAAAGGCTGACCTGGACAAACTGCGCAAAGACCTCACGGCCACCACCGAATACGCACCGTTCTGGGTAATCCTGGCGGTAGCCCTGGCCCTGGGCCTGGGTACCATGGTCGGCTGGAAGCGTGTGGTTCTGACCATCGGTGAGAAGATCGGCAAGCAGGGCATGACCTATGCCCAGGGCATGTCGGCACAGATCACCGCGGCGTGCGCCATCGGCATGGCCAACATCTTCAGCTTGCCAGTGTCGACCACCCACGTACTGTCGTCGGGTGTGGCCGGTACCATGGTCGCGAACAAAAGCGGCCTGCAAGGCGGCACCGTTCGCACCATCCTGCTGGCCTGGGTACTGACCCTGCCGGCAACCGTGGGCCTGTCGGCAGCCTTGTTCTGGCTGGCGACCAAGTTCATCGTCTGA
- a CDS encoding helicase HerA-like domain-containing protein has product MPDSSQFVLGADLAGQPVSQAMRLANRHGLIAGATGTGKTVTLQHMAEAFSDAGVAVFAADVKGDLCGLGAVGNPQGKVAERIAGMPWLEHRPQAYPVSLWDIHGQSGHPLRTTLSEMGPLLLGNLLELTDSQQAALYAAFKVADREGLLLLDIKDLKALLAHLKDNPQLLGEDSALMTTGSSQALLRRLATLEQQGAEALFGEPALQLEDILRPDAEGRGRIHLLDASRLVHEAPKVYATFLLWLLAELFEQLPERGDADKPLLALFFDEAHLLFNGTPKALQDRLEQVVRLIRSKGVGVYFVTQSPSDLPDDVLAQLGLRVQHGLRAFTAKEQKSLKAVADGFRPNPAFDTLSVLTELGIGEALVGTLQEKGTPGMVQRVLIAPPQSRIGPLSAAERAALIASSPLAGRYDKPVDRESAYEMLTARKGGAPTPGQAPAAAEESLADKAGEFLQSAAGQAIKSAVRQAANQFGRQLVRGLMGSLLGGSKKR; this is encoded by the coding sequence ATGCCTGACTCTTCGCAGTTCGTGCTCGGCGCGGATCTTGCCGGCCAACCGGTCTCCCAGGCCATGCGCCTGGCCAATCGCCACGGCCTGATCGCCGGCGCCACCGGTACCGGCAAGACCGTGACCCTGCAGCACATGGCCGAGGCCTTCAGCGATGCCGGGGTCGCGGTATTCGCTGCCGATGTCAAAGGCGACCTGTGTGGCCTGGGCGCCGTGGGCAATCCCCAGGGCAAGGTGGCCGAGCGCATTGCCGGGATGCCCTGGCTTGAGCATCGGCCGCAGGCATATCCGGTCAGTCTGTGGGATATCCACGGCCAATCCGGCCATCCCTTGCGCACCACCCTCAGCGAAATGGGCCCGTTGCTGCTGGGCAACTTGCTGGAACTGACCGACTCTCAGCAGGCGGCGCTGTATGCCGCCTTCAAAGTGGCCGACCGTGAAGGTCTGCTGCTGCTCGATATCAAGGACCTCAAGGCGCTGCTGGCCCACCTCAAGGACAACCCGCAATTGCTGGGCGAAGACAGTGCCCTGATGACGACCGGCTCCAGTCAGGCGCTGTTGCGGCGCCTGGCTACCCTGGAGCAGCAGGGCGCCGAAGCGCTGTTTGGCGAACCGGCGTTGCAGTTGGAAGATATCTTGCGCCCGGATGCCGAGGGGCGCGGACGCATCCACCTGCTTGATGCCAGCCGCCTGGTGCACGAGGCGCCGAAGGTGTATGCAACCTTCCTGCTGTGGCTGCTGGCCGAGCTGTTCGAGCAACTGCCCGAGCGCGGCGATGCCGACAAACCGCTGCTGGCATTGTTCTTCGATGAAGCGCACTTGTTGTTCAACGGCACGCCCAAGGCTTTGCAGGATCGACTGGAGCAGGTGGTGCGGCTGATTCGCTCCAAGGGTGTCGGGGTCTACTTTGTTACGCAGTCGCCGAGTGACCTGCCGGATGACGTTTTGGCGCAACTGGGCCTGCGTGTCCAGCATGGCCTGCGGGCGTTCACCGCCAAGGAGCAGAAGTCGTTGAAGGCCGTGGCCGATGGCTTTCGCCCCAATCCTGCGTTCGACACCCTGAGCGTGCTGACCGAGCTTGGCATTGGTGAAGCGTTGGTGGGTACCCTGCAGGAAAAAGGCACGCCGGGTATGGTCCAGCGGGTGCTGATCGCGCCGCCGCAGTCACGGATAGGGCCATTGAGCGCGGCCGAACGCGCCGCGTTGATTGCATCGTCCCCGCTGGCCGGGCGCTACGACAAACCCGTGGACCGTGAGTCGGCCTACGAAATGCTCACCGCGCGAAAGGGCGGGGCACCGACACCCGGGCAAGCCCCGGCCGCTGCCGAGGAGAGCCTGGCCGACAAGGCTGGCGAGTTCCTGCAGAGCGCTGCGGGGCAAGCGATCAAGTCGGCGGTGCGTCAGGCAGCCAACCAGTTCGGTCGTCAGCTGGTGCGCGGGTTGATGGGCTCATTGCTCGGTGGCAGCAAGAAACGCTGA
- a CDS encoding glycosyltransferase family 4 protein translates to MLIVHIADITMFYAPASGGVRTYLDAKHRRLGLTPDVRHSLLIPGASASHANGIYQVPAPALPFGNGYRFPLRLAPWRNVLHDLQPDLIEVGDPYLTAWAALDARRQLDVPVIGFYHSDLPLLVSNRMGNWFTPNVEAYVSKLYGNFDRVLAPSQVMANKLRGLGIDNVHVQRLGVDLTAFHPRHRDNTVRQALNIADSTHLLVFAGRGSREKNLPVLLDCMKRLGKHYHLLLVGSHMPAMVPANVTVIDHFCPANEVARLLASADALVHAGDQETFGLVILEAMASAIPVIAVAAGAFEEIIDERFGRLCQPNDGLAMARAVREVFEQGAPQLGQQGRLHAEQHYAWDTVVNGLLAHYRAVLGYSLPVRAHA, encoded by the coding sequence ATGCTGATCGTGCACATCGCTGACATCACCATGTTCTATGCCCCCGCCAGCGGCGGCGTGCGTACCTATCTTGATGCCAAACATCGCCGCCTAGGACTCACCCCCGATGTCCGCCACAGCCTGTTGATTCCGGGTGCCAGCGCCAGCCATGCCAATGGCATCTATCAGGTCCCGGCCCCGGCCCTGCCCTTCGGCAACGGTTACCGTTTTCCGTTGCGCCTGGCCCCCTGGCGCAACGTGCTGCACGACCTGCAACCCGACCTGATCGAAGTCGGCGACCCCTACCTGACCGCCTGGGCAGCCCTGGATGCGCGGCGCCAACTCGATGTGCCAGTGATCGGGTTTTATCACTCCGATCTGCCGCTGCTGGTCAGTAACCGCATGGGCAACTGGTTCACGCCCAATGTCGAGGCCTATGTCAGCAAGCTGTATGGCAACTTCGACCGGGTCCTGGCCCCCAGCCAGGTGATGGCCAACAAACTGCGAGGCCTGGGCATCGACAACGTGCATGTACAGCGCCTTGGCGTTGACCTCACGGCCTTTCACCCGCGTCACCGCGATAACACGGTGCGCCAAGCGTTGAACATTGCCGACAGCACTCATCTGCTGGTGTTTGCGGGCCGCGGCTCGCGGGAGAAGAACCTGCCGGTGCTGCTCGACTGCATGAAACGCCTGGGCAAGCACTATCACCTGTTGCTGGTCGGCTCGCACATGCCCGCCATGGTGCCGGCCAATGTCACGGTCATCGACCACTTCTGCCCCGCCAATGAAGTCGCCCGACTGCTGGCCAGCGCCGACGCCCTGGTCCATGCCGGCGACCAGGAGACCTTTGGCCTGGTCATTCTCGAGGCCATGGCCAGTGCGATTCCGGTGATTGCGGTAGCGGCGGGCGCCTTCGAGGAAATCATCGACGAGCGCTTCGGCCGCTTGTGCCAACCCAATGACGGCCTGGCCATGGCCAGGGCCGTGCGCGAGGTTTTCGAGCAAGGCGCCCCGCAGCTTGGTCAACAGGGACGCCTGCATGCCGAGCAGCATTACGCCTGGGACACGGTGGTCAACGGCCTGCTGGCCCACTATCGCGCGGTGCTCGGCTATAGCCTGCCGGTACGCGCCCATGCCTGA
- a CDS encoding polysaccharide deacetylase family protein translates to MPEHTGSQTVGRSLLLVLHDVAPHTWPDYQPFVEAVDALGNIPLTWLVVPDFHKRDPLARATEFRRLLDRRLLRGDELVLHGYFHLDDSPPPRSPGNWFMRRIYTHEGEFYSLDRATALERVQAGMALFERFDWPLAGFVAPAWLMSEGTRQALASVPLQYTSDPRHLYRLPNFSAVAAPGLVWSARSAWRRGLSRMACDLQVARLEQAPVIRLGLHPVDMRHGTSRQYWMRTLQRLLRQGRTPLTKSAWLAGGPAP, encoded by the coding sequence ATGCCTGAGCACACTGGCAGCCAAACGGTCGGACGCAGCCTGCTGCTGGTGCTGCACGACGTGGCCCCCCATACCTGGCCCGACTACCAGCCGTTCGTCGAAGCGGTGGATGCCCTGGGCAACATCCCCCTGACCTGGCTGGTGGTACCGGACTTTCACAAGCGCGACCCACTGGCCCGGGCCACTGAATTTCGCCGGCTGCTGGACCGGCGCCTCCTGCGCGGTGACGAACTGGTCCTGCATGGCTATTTCCACCTCGATGACAGCCCTCCCCCACGCTCGCCAGGCAACTGGTTCATGCGCCGCATCTATACCCACGAAGGCGAGTTCTACAGCCTCGACCGGGCGACGGCCCTGGAGCGCGTGCAGGCCGGCATGGCGCTGTTCGAGCGTTTCGACTGGCCATTGGCCGGCTTCGTCGCCCCGGCCTGGCTGATGAGCGAAGGCACCCGCCAGGCCCTGGCCAGCGTGCCTTTGCAATACACCAGCGACCCGCGCCACCTCTATCGTTTGCCAAATTTTTCCGCGGTTGCTGCCCCCGGTCTTGTATGGAGCGCACGCAGCGCCTGGCGCCGGGGTCTGTCACGGATGGCCTGCGACCTTCAAGTCGCCCGCCTTGAACAGGCGCCGGTCATTCGCCTGGGCCTGCACCCGGTCGATATGCGCCACGGCACGTCCCGGCAGTACTGGATGCGCACCTTGCAGCGCCTGTTGCGCCAGGGCCGCACGCCCCTGACCAAATCCGCCTGGCTGGCCGGCGGGCCTGCACCGTGA
- a CDS encoding lysylphosphatidylglycerol synthase transmembrane domain-containing protein produces MKRLAWLLFALMLALLVPALLGGSDLVARLRAFAPGLMLGLLGMILLCWIINAIRLRLLLGIQGANLGRFRSLGVIMATEFAICTTPGGSGGPLALIALLARDRISPARSGAVFAADQINDLLFFLCAMLGIAGYAVFHSLGRSLEGMLAGSALLMGGVLVVVGLLVGCRRALLRLNGRLLRRLKVSAARRRRWTRKVLHFFRALADTWRLPKRTLALVFALTCVHWGLRYSVLYLALRGLGVDVQWVLSFLVQMLSLSAGQFSLLPGGAGAAELTSATLLTPLVGKSTAAAAILIWRAVTYYFYLIAGGPVFLCLLGRPLLERLRFNQARVRREKV; encoded by the coding sequence GTGAAGCGCCTGGCCTGGTTGCTCTTCGCCCTCATGCTGGCCCTGTTGGTGCCAGCCTTGCTCGGCGGCAGCGATCTGGTGGCCCGCCTGCGTGCCTTTGCTCCCGGGTTGATGCTGGGCTTGCTGGGCATGATCCTGCTGTGCTGGATCATCAATGCCATCCGCCTGCGCCTGTTGCTCGGCATCCAGGGGGCCAACCTGGGCCGCTTCCGGAGCTTGGGGGTGATCATGGCCACCGAGTTCGCCATCTGCACCACCCCCGGGGGTAGCGGCGGGCCGCTGGCCTTGATCGCCCTGCTGGCCCGGGATCGCATCAGCCCTGCGCGCAGCGGCGCGGTGTTCGCCGCCGACCAGATCAACGACTTGCTGTTCTTTCTCTGCGCCATGCTCGGGATCGCCGGTTACGCCGTGTTCCACAGCCTGGGCCGCAGCCTCGAAGGCATGCTGGCGGGCAGCGCCCTGTTGATGGGTGGGGTGCTCGTGGTCGTGGGGCTATTGGTGGGCTGTCGAAGAGCGCTGCTACGGCTCAATGGCCGGCTGCTGCGCCGGTTGAAGGTGTCGGCCGCTCGGCGCCGTCGCTGGACGCGCAAAGTGTTGCACTTCTTCCGCGCCCTGGCCGACACCTGGCGTTTGCCCAAACGCACACTCGCCCTGGTGTTCGCCCTGACCTGCGTGCATTGGGGGTTGCGCTACAGCGTGCTGTACCTGGCCCTACGCGGGCTGGGCGTGGATGTGCAATGGGTACTGAGTTTTCTGGTGCAGATGCTCTCGCTCAGCGCCGGGCAGTTCAGCCTGCTGCCAGGCGGTGCCGGGGCCGCCGAACTGACATCGGCGACCCTGCTGACGCCCCTGGTGGGCAAATCAACTGCGGCGGCGGCGATTCTGATCTGGCGTGCGGTGACCTATTACTTCTACTTGATCGCCGGGGGCCCGGTGTTTCTCTGCCTGCTGGGGCGTCCACTGCTGGAACGCCTGCGCTTCAATCAGGCTCGGGTTCGTCGCGAGAAGGTTTGA
- the purU gene encoding formyltetrahydrofolate deformylase → MRTYRLVIACPDRVGIVAKVSNFLASYNGWINEASHHSDEQSGWFFMRHEIRAQTLPFGIEAFREAFAPIAEEFSMVWRITDTDQKKRVVLMASRESHCLADLLHRWHAKELDCDIPCVISNHNDLRSMVEWHGIPFFHVPVDPQDKQPAFAEVSRLVKEHGADVVVLARYMQILPPQLCQEYAQQVINIHHSFLPSFVGAKPYHQASLRGVKLIGATCHYVTEELDAGPIIEQDVVRVSHSDSIEDMVRFGRDVEKMVLARGLRYHLEDRVLVHGNKTVVFN, encoded by the coding sequence ATGCGCACCTACCGGCTGGTGATTGCTTGCCCCGACCGCGTTGGCATCGTCGCCAAAGTCAGTAATTTTCTGGCGTCCTATAACGGCTGGATCAACGAAGCGAGCCATCACTCCGATGAGCAGAGCGGTTGGTTCTTCATGCGCCACGAAATCCGCGCACAAACCCTGCCATTTGGTATCGAGGCATTTCGCGAGGCGTTTGCGCCGATTGCCGAAGAGTTCTCCATGGTCTGGCGTATTACCGACACCGACCAGAAAAAGCGCGTGGTGCTGATGGCCAGCCGTGAGTCCCACTGCCTGGCCGACCTGCTGCACCGCTGGCACGCCAAAGAACTGGACTGCGATATCCCTTGCGTTATCTCCAACCACAACGACCTGCGCAGCATGGTCGAGTGGCACGGTATTCCGTTCTTCCACGTTCCGGTCGATCCGCAGGACAAGCAGCCGGCATTCGCCGAAGTCTCGCGCCTGGTCAAGGAACACGGCGCCGATGTGGTGGTGCTGGCCCGCTACATGCAAATCCTGCCGCCACAGCTGTGCCAGGAGTATGCGCAGCAGGTGATCAACATTCATCACAGCTTCCTGCCGTCGTTCGTGGGTGCCAAGCCGTACCACCAGGCATCGCTGCGTGGCGTGAAGCTGATTGGCGCCACCTGCCACTACGTGACCGAAGAGCTGGATGCCGGCCCGATCATCGAGCAGGACGTGGTGCGTGTGAGCCACAGCGACAGCATCGAAGACATGGTGCGTTTCGGCCGTGACGTCGAGAAGATGGTCCTGGCCCGTGGCCTGCGCTACCACCTGGAGGACCGCGTGCTGGTTCACGGCAACAAGACGGTGGTCTTCAACTAA